A part of Biomphalaria glabrata chromosome 3, xgBioGlab47.1, whole genome shotgun sequence genomic DNA contains:
- the LOC106050148 gene encoding serologically defined colon cancer antigen 8 homolog isoform X2: MYYFKDYGAGSERGDFDYSTKEESKENYHDHSQTGRIGDGKQNLTKAVHPRILTWEDRSQRSLRQTNAAAQLRNTLLSMQESSDVPLGPLPSPEEAAVLLRNHAAYTSHLESESAYIKEEIAVIRMKLAEVLEENRTLHNELKTTVVHDILKDGGEIINVMGTLDQTFSDSYSNVMGRHDFKRWQVELERLSKLHAAKTERLESQLGFSKSEVEKLQQTVEDLKSQLRIQDSIPTHENGSLIEGAFLSEAQRHITYRTIEKLTKERDELMDHVTALQSQLKEMSQREEDAYQQMKKGIQLVEQAQLEQTEALVEKEQVCEELLRVRQRFEAHVRESQTVIRAERETVRRENQALIDDLNNKLKELAEFYTLVQSKYEKEVRDKAALAGEIAELKSQLRTCDREVTVTAESYRTETTNASLQRNSALYESNRLRSELEKVRHEHEQETSRTKIELDDLRQRLNKAERELINSKEECIHMTSTIQALERELHLAKMARDTIERSRLEDLKVIRKQAQDREEEMILKMEEADDRHSQATHEMDTMLLKQNKLILKLREECKKQAIHLEKTIKKYRGQNGKLQQANSELMKRMERMSLRVTELENQSDQHVRVHDKMKDRLKSLDEQAQHQAVQLVEAITKYSQLSRDRQLLAREVEFLRSQLHKASQTSTEVLRLNSSSKVLVDDILNTMTKDERDGTIALIPELQLNIPDLPAKIDLEDTFSETGM; the protein is encoded by the exons AtgtattattttaaagattatggAGCTGGGAGTGAGCGTGGTGATTTTGATTATTCTACCAAAG aaGAATCAAAGGAGAACTATCATGACCATTCACAGACTGGAAGAATTGGGGATGGTAAACAAAATCTTACGAAGGCAGTTCATCCCAGAATACTGACATGGGAAGACAGAAGCCAGAGAAGTCTTAGACAAACTAATGCAGCTGCACAACTTAGAAATACTTTACTTTCTATGCAG GAGTCTTCAGATGTTCCTTTAGGACCTCTACCATCTCCTGAAGAAGCAGCAGTTTTGTTGAGAAATCATGCAGCATACACAAGTCATTTAGAGTCTGAGTCTGCTTACATCAAG GAAGAAATTGCTGTAATTAGAATGAAATTGGCAGAAGTATTGGAAGAGAATCGAACTCTGCACAATGAGCTGAAAACAACAGTTGTTCATGACATTCTCAAAGATGGAGGAGAAATCATCAAT GTGATGGGTACCTTAGATCAGACATTCTCTGATTCTTATTCTAATGTTATGGGTCGACATGATTTTAAAAGGTGGCAAGTAGAATTG GAAAGACTGAGCAAACTTCATGCTGCAAAGACTGAAAGACTGGAATCACAATTAGGTTTTTCTAA ATCTGAGGTAGAGAAATTACAACAAACTGTAGAGGATTTGAAATCACAATTAAGAATCCAAGACTCTATACCAACCCACGAGAATGGATCACTGATAGAGGGAGCATTTCTTTCAGAAGCACAAAGGCACATAACTTATCGAACCATTGAGAAGCTTACAAA GGAGCGCGATGAGCTGATGGACCATGTGACAGCTCTACAGTCTCAGTTAAAAGAAATGAGTCAAAGAGAAGAAGATGCCTACCAGCAGATGAAGAAAGGAATACAGTTGGTGGAGCAGGCTCAGTTGGAACAGACAGAG GCTCTTGTGGAAAAAGAACAAGTATGTGAAGAACTGTTACGGGTTCGCCAAAGATTTGAGGCTCATGTCAGAGAGTCCCAGACAGTGATCAGGGCAGAAAGAGAAACAGTCAGGAGAGAAAACCAGGCCCTAATTGATGACCTCAATAATAAG CTGAAGGAACTTGCTGAATTCTACACTCTTGTCCAATCCAAATATGAGAAAGAAGTGAGAGATAAAGCAGCCCTGGCAGGTGAAATAGCTGAACTGAAATCACAGTTGAGGACTTGTGACAGAGAGGTCACTGTG ACAGCAGAGAGTTATAGAACAGAAACAACAAATGCCTCCTTACAACGCAACTCAGCCTTGTACGAGTCAAACAGATTACGCTCTGAGCTGGAAAAAGTGAGGCATGAGCATGAGCAG gagACAAGTAGAACTAAAATAGAGTTGGATGATTTGAGACAGAGGCTGAACAAAGCTGAGAGAGAATTGATCAACTCAAAAGAGGAGTGTATCCACATGACATCCACCATCCAGGCTTTAGAAAGAGAG TTGCATCTGGCCAAGATGGCGAGAGATACAATAGAAAGGTCACGACTTGAAGACCTAAAGGTGATTCGCAAGCAAGCCCAGGACAGAGAAGAAGAAATGATTCTGAAAATGGAAGAAGCAGATGATAGACACA GTCAAGCCACTCATGAGATGGACACAATGCtgttgaaacaaaacaaactgatACTCAAGCTGAGAGAAGAGTGCAAGAAACAAGCCATACACCTGGAGAAAACCATTAAGAAATATAG AGGTCAAAATGGAAAGTTACAACAGGCCAACAGTGAGCTTATGAAGAGGATGGAGAGAATGAGTCTTCGTGTGACAGAACTTGAGAATCAGTCTGACCAACATGTCAGGGTTCATGATAAGATGAAAGATCGACTGAAGTCTTTGGATGAGCAGGCTCAACACCAAGCTGTTCag TTGGTTGAAGCCATCACAAAATACAGTCAATTAAGTCGAGATCGCCAGCTATTGGCCAGGGAGGTGGAGTTCTTACGATCCCAACTCCACAAAGCAAGCCAGACATCTACTGAAGTTCTGCGTCTTAATTCTTCCTCCAAGGTCTTAGTTGACGACATTCTAAATACAATGACAAAAGATGAACGTGATGGGACAATAGCACTGATCCCTGAGCTGCAGTTGAACATTCCTGATCTTCCAGCCAAAATTGACTTAGAAGACACGTTCTCAGAAACgggaatgtaa
- the LOC106050141 gene encoding uridine diphosphate glucose pyrophosphatase NUDT14-like gives MDNINNVTVTSCENSKFLKPKRIHYQQNGVNKIWDAMTVHDGVAILLFNTTRNVLIFVRQFRPAIYINSVKTEIKDGIETVDTNLYPGSLGMTIELCAGIIDKNKPVPEIAKEEILEECGYEVPLENLRKITTCRNGVGTTGGLLHLYYAEVTDDMKVGAGGGLITEGEMISVVEMSVDEGRKLMFDETVNRVHGLIFAIYWFLDNIWKNGN, from the exons ATGGATAACATTAATAACGTGACAGTAACGTCTTGCGAAAATTCTAAGTTTTTAAAGCCAAAACGTATTCACTACCAACAG aaTGGTGTTAATAAAATATGGGATGCCATGACAGTGCAtgatgg GGTGGCTATTCTCTTATTTAACACAACAAGAAATGTGTTAATATTTGTGAGACAGTTTCGTCCAG CCATATACATCAACAGTGTcaagacagaaataaaagaTGGCATTGAAACAGTTGATACCAATCTTTACCCTGGTTCCCTGGGCATGACAATAGAACTTTGTGCTGGCATCATTGACAAAAATAAACCTGTTCCAGAAATAGCTAAAGAAGAAATTTTAGAAGAATGTGGCTATGAAGTACCTCTAGAAAATTTGAGAAAGATCACAACCTGCAG AAATGGAGTTGGCACAACTGGAGGCTTGTTACACTTGTATTATGCTGAAGTGACTGATGATATGAAAGTTGGCGCAGGTGGCGGCTTAATCACTGAAGGTGAGATGATTAGTGTTGTGGAGATGTCAGTAGACGAAGGGAGAAAACTCATGTTTGATGAGACAGTTAACAGGGTGCATGGCTTGATATTTGCTATCTATTGGTTTTTAGATAATATATGGAAAAATGGAAATTAA
- the LOC106050142 gene encoding 39S ribosomal protein L11, mitochondrial-like, translating to MAARKAVAQVAEKVKRKTFLSALIPAGKATPAPPLGPELGQMQIQIAAFCKDFNEKTAHIKPGIKIRTEITLNPDRSYSIKLLNPITSYFLMQAAGCQKGAVKSSKQVTGIISLKHIYEIAKIKSQDPCFACMTLEQICNTFIGCAHTIGLKVVRHPPSVEELREFLTKRAEEIAQEDKELEETRISKMLRL from the exons ATGGCTGCCAGGAAAGCAGTAGCGCAAGTAGCAGAGAAGGTCAAGCGGAAAACTTTCCTTTCGGCATTAATTCCTGCGGGAAAGGCAACGCCTGCTCCCCCCTTAGGTCCAGAATTAGGACAG atgcaaatacaaatTGCAGCATTTTGCAAAGACTTTAACGAGAAGACAGCACATATTAAACCAGGAATCAAAATTCGCACAGAAATAACATTAAAT CCTGATCGGTCCTATAGTATCAAGCTGCTGAATCCAATCACAAGTTACTTCTTGATGCAAGCTGCTGGTTGTCAAAAGGGAGCTGTCAAATCAT ccAAACAAGTCACTGGTATAATATCCCTGAAACATATCTATGAAATAGCCAAAATAAAAAGCCAGGACCCATGCTTTGCCTGCATGACATTAGAACAGATATGTAACACCTTCATTGGCTGTGCACACACAATAGGATTGAAG GTTGTAAGGCATCCTCCTAGTGTTGAAGAATTGAGGGAGTTCCTGACCAAAAGAGCAGAAGAAATAGCGCAAGAAGATAAAGAACTGGAAGAGACGAGAATATCTAAAATGTTGAGGTTGTAA
- the LOC106050148 gene encoding serologically defined colon cancer antigen 8 homolog isoform X1 has translation MYYFKDYGAGSERGDFDYSTKEESKENYHDHSQTGRIGDGKQNLTKAVHPRILTWEDRSQRSLRQTNAAAQLRNTLLSMQQESSDVPLGPLPSPEEAAVLLRNHAAYTSHLESESAYIKEEIAVIRMKLAEVLEENRTLHNELKTTVVHDILKDGGEIINVMGTLDQTFSDSYSNVMGRHDFKRWQVELERLSKLHAAKTERLESQLGFSKSEVEKLQQTVEDLKSQLRIQDSIPTHENGSLIEGAFLSEAQRHITYRTIEKLTKERDELMDHVTALQSQLKEMSQREEDAYQQMKKGIQLVEQAQLEQTEALVEKEQVCEELLRVRQRFEAHVRESQTVIRAERETVRRENQALIDDLNNKLKELAEFYTLVQSKYEKEVRDKAALAGEIAELKSQLRTCDREVTVTAESYRTETTNASLQRNSALYESNRLRSELEKVRHEHEQETSRTKIELDDLRQRLNKAERELINSKEECIHMTSTIQALERELHLAKMARDTIERSRLEDLKVIRKQAQDREEEMILKMEEADDRHSQATHEMDTMLLKQNKLILKLREECKKQAIHLEKTIKKYRGQNGKLQQANSELMKRMERMSLRVTELENQSDQHVRVHDKMKDRLKSLDEQAQHQAVQLVEAITKYSQLSRDRQLLAREVEFLRSQLHKASQTSTEVLRLNSSSKVLVDDILNTMTKDERDGTIALIPELQLNIPDLPAKIDLEDTFSETGM, from the exons AtgtattattttaaagattatggAGCTGGGAGTGAGCGTGGTGATTTTGATTATTCTACCAAAG aaGAATCAAAGGAGAACTATCATGACCATTCACAGACTGGAAGAATTGGGGATGGTAAACAAAATCTTACGAAGGCAGTTCATCCCAGAATACTGACATGGGAAGACAGAAGCCAGAGAAGTCTTAGACAAACTAATGCAGCTGCACAACTTAGAAATACTTTACTTTCTATGCAG CAGGAGTCTTCAGATGTTCCTTTAGGACCTCTACCATCTCCTGAAGAAGCAGCAGTTTTGTTGAGAAATCATGCAGCATACACAAGTCATTTAGAGTCTGAGTCTGCTTACATCAAG GAAGAAATTGCTGTAATTAGAATGAAATTGGCAGAAGTATTGGAAGAGAATCGAACTCTGCACAATGAGCTGAAAACAACAGTTGTTCATGACATTCTCAAAGATGGAGGAGAAATCATCAAT GTGATGGGTACCTTAGATCAGACATTCTCTGATTCTTATTCTAATGTTATGGGTCGACATGATTTTAAAAGGTGGCAAGTAGAATTG GAAAGACTGAGCAAACTTCATGCTGCAAAGACTGAAAGACTGGAATCACAATTAGGTTTTTCTAA ATCTGAGGTAGAGAAATTACAACAAACTGTAGAGGATTTGAAATCACAATTAAGAATCCAAGACTCTATACCAACCCACGAGAATGGATCACTGATAGAGGGAGCATTTCTTTCAGAAGCACAAAGGCACATAACTTATCGAACCATTGAGAAGCTTACAAA GGAGCGCGATGAGCTGATGGACCATGTGACAGCTCTACAGTCTCAGTTAAAAGAAATGAGTCAAAGAGAAGAAGATGCCTACCAGCAGATGAAGAAAGGAATACAGTTGGTGGAGCAGGCTCAGTTGGAACAGACAGAG GCTCTTGTGGAAAAAGAACAAGTATGTGAAGAACTGTTACGGGTTCGCCAAAGATTTGAGGCTCATGTCAGAGAGTCCCAGACAGTGATCAGGGCAGAAAGAGAAACAGTCAGGAGAGAAAACCAGGCCCTAATTGATGACCTCAATAATAAG CTGAAGGAACTTGCTGAATTCTACACTCTTGTCCAATCCAAATATGAGAAAGAAGTGAGAGATAAAGCAGCCCTGGCAGGTGAAATAGCTGAACTGAAATCACAGTTGAGGACTTGTGACAGAGAGGTCACTGTG ACAGCAGAGAGTTATAGAACAGAAACAACAAATGCCTCCTTACAACGCAACTCAGCCTTGTACGAGTCAAACAGATTACGCTCTGAGCTGGAAAAAGTGAGGCATGAGCATGAGCAG gagACAAGTAGAACTAAAATAGAGTTGGATGATTTGAGACAGAGGCTGAACAAAGCTGAGAGAGAATTGATCAACTCAAAAGAGGAGTGTATCCACATGACATCCACCATCCAGGCTTTAGAAAGAGAG TTGCATCTGGCCAAGATGGCGAGAGATACAATAGAAAGGTCACGACTTGAAGACCTAAAGGTGATTCGCAAGCAAGCCCAGGACAGAGAAGAAGAAATGATTCTGAAAATGGAAGAAGCAGATGATAGACACA GTCAAGCCACTCATGAGATGGACACAATGCtgttgaaacaaaacaaactgatACTCAAGCTGAGAGAAGAGTGCAAGAAACAAGCCATACACCTGGAGAAAACCATTAAGAAATATAG AGGTCAAAATGGAAAGTTACAACAGGCCAACAGTGAGCTTATGAAGAGGATGGAGAGAATGAGTCTTCGTGTGACAGAACTTGAGAATCAGTCTGACCAACATGTCAGGGTTCATGATAAGATGAAAGATCGACTGAAGTCTTTGGATGAGCAGGCTCAACACCAAGCTGTTCag TTGGTTGAAGCCATCACAAAATACAGTCAATTAAGTCGAGATCGCCAGCTATTGGCCAGGGAGGTGGAGTTCTTACGATCCCAACTCCACAAAGCAAGCCAGACATCTACTGAAGTTCTGCGTCTTAATTCTTCCTCCAAGGTCTTAGTTGACGACATTCTAAATACAATGACAAAAGATGAACGTGATGGGACAATAGCACTGATCCCTGAGCTGCAGTTGAACATTCCTGATCTTCCAGCCAAAATTGACTTAGAAGACACGTTCTCAGAAACgggaatgtaa